The Novosphingobium terrae genome has a window encoding:
- the phoB gene encoding phosphate regulon transcriptional regulator PhoB codes for MNPPRLLLVEDDPALAELLEFRFRAEGYGVSVTPDGDEALLLAAEEIPDLVILDWMIEGTSGIEVCRRLRRDKATAHVPIIMLTARGAEDDMIRGLETGADDYLTKPFSPRELIARVAAIMRRIRPALAGELVTVGDLTLDATAHRVTRRSQIISLGPTEFRLLKFFMEHPGRVFSRGQLLDAVWGTDSDIELRTVDVHIRRLRKGIEQEGAPDPVRTVRSAGYALEAV; via the coding sequence ATGAATCCGCCCCGTCTGCTGCTGGTCGAGGATGATCCAGCCCTTGCCGAACTGCTCGAATTCCGCTTCCGCGCGGAAGGCTATGGCGTCTCGGTCACCCCCGATGGCGACGAAGCGCTGCTGCTGGCCGCCGAGGAAATTCCCGACCTCGTCATCCTCGACTGGATGATCGAGGGCACCAGCGGGATCGAGGTCTGCCGCCGCCTGCGCCGCGACAAGGCCACCGCCCATGTGCCGATCATCATGCTGACCGCGCGCGGCGCGGAAGACGACATGATCCGCGGGTTGGAAACCGGTGCCGATGATTACCTCACCAAGCCCTTCTCGCCGCGCGAGCTGATCGCCCGCGTCGCCGCGATCATGCGCCGCATCCGCCCTGCTTTGGCGGGCGAGCTGGTTACGGTGGGCGATCTGACGCTGGACGCCACGGCCCACAGGGTCACGCGTCGCAGCCAGATCATCTCGCTGGGGCCGACGGAGTTCCGCCTGCTCAAGTTCTTCATGGAGCATCCGGGCCGCGTCTTCTCGCGCGGGCAGCTGCTCGATGCGGTCTGGGGCACGGACAGCGACATCGAACTGCGCACGGTGGACGTCCATATCCGCCGTTTGCGCAAGGGCATCGAGCAGGAAGGCGCGCCCGATCCGGTGCGCACGGTCCGCTCGGCGGGTTACGCGCTGGAAGCGGTGTGA
- the panB gene encoding 3-methyl-2-oxobutanoate hydroxymethyltransferase encodes MSTTFQLDTATSRANPTPAPVKRLTIPAIRRRKKNGETQEPVVMLTAYTARQAQLLDEHCDLLLVGDSLGQVIYGLPSSVPVTLDMMIAHGAAVVRGSWHAAVLVDLPFGTYEGSPQQAFETSARILKETGAAGVKLEGGEAMAETVRFLTQRGIPVMGHVGLTPQAVNQLGGYGARGRDAAEAEKIINDAKALDEAGAFSIVVEGVVEPIAIAMTEAVSCPVIGIGGSARCDGQVLVVDDMVGMFERVPRFVKRYADVASVISQAAADYAAEVRNRSFPGIEQTYQPK; translated from the coding sequence ATGTCCACGACCTTTCAGCTCGATACCGCCACCAGCCGGGCCAATCCCACGCCTGCGCCGGTCAAGCGCCTGACCATTCCGGCGATCCGTCGCCGTAAGAAAAATGGGGAAACGCAGGAGCCTGTCGTCATGCTGACCGCCTATACGGCGCGGCAGGCCCAGCTTCTGGACGAACATTGCGACCTGCTGCTGGTGGGTGATTCGCTGGGTCAGGTGATCTATGGCCTGCCCTCCTCGGTGCCGGTCACGCTCGATATGATGATCGCCCATGGCGCCGCCGTGGTGCGCGGCAGCTGGCATGCCGCTGTGCTGGTCGATCTGCCCTTCGGCACCTATGAGGGTAGCCCGCAGCAGGCTTTCGAGACCTCGGCGCGCATTCTGAAGGAAACCGGCGCAGCGGGCGTGAAGCTGGAAGGCGGCGAAGCCATGGCCGAAACCGTGCGCTTCCTGACGCAGCGTGGCATTCCGGTGATGGGTCATGTCGGCCTGACGCCTCAGGCGGTAAACCAGCTGGGCGGCTATGGCGCGCGTGGCCGCGACGCCGCCGAGGCCGAGAAAATCATCAACGATGCCAAGGCCCTGGATGAAGCCGGGGCTTTCTCCATCGTGGTGGAAGGCGTGGTGGAACCCATCGCCATCGCCATGACCGAGGCTGTCAGCTGCCCGGTGATCGGCATCGGCGGTTCAGCGCGCTGTGACGGGCAGGTGCTGGTGGTTGACGATATGGTCGGCATGTTCGAGCGCGTGCCGCGTTTCGTGAAGCGCTATGCCGATGTCGCCAGCGTGATCTCGCAGGCCGCTGCCGATTATGCCGCCGAAGTGCGCAACCGCAGCTTCCCCGGGATCGAACAGACCTATCAACCCAAGTGA
- a CDS encoding sensor histidine kinase: MSGNRQIPWAGMLLALLTNICLVWASVSLLIVAVVAGVWFFSLWADRLRSEEEEPARQPISERPDLDAIARNAMEATVESVSVPMILTDETRIRAANAAARAVLGKHLVGQDTRIALRHPDAIRLLDQPDGSTVTVPALTVTDSVWHLTRHGIDARYRVIEMRDRTAEADISRAHTDFVANASHELRTPLSSIIGYVETLSDAGDKVDGALTQRFLGTVLREARRMQTLLADLMSLSQLEAEKHDLPETRIELPQLAQRVVREFAPAPGGAIRVEFDKGEDAPVVRGDAKQLEQLLRNFIDNALKYGDGETPVRVVLKAAPRNMTELSVTDTGAGIAPEHLPHLTRRFYRTDPGRSRAAGGTGLGLAICKHIVERHRGRLDIASKLGVGTTVSVRLPLAAD, from the coding sequence ATGAGCGGCAACCGGCAGATCCCCTGGGCAGGCATGTTGCTGGCCCTGCTGACAAACATATGCCTGGTCTGGGCCAGCGTCTCGCTGCTGATCGTGGCGGTGGTGGCCGGGGTGTGGTTCTTCTCGCTCTGGGCCGACCGGTTGCGCAGCGAGGAGGAGGAGCCTGCCCGCCAGCCCATCTCCGAAAGGCCGGATCTGGATGCCATCGCCCGCAACGCCATGGAAGCCACCGTCGAATCGGTGAGCGTGCCCATGATCCTGACGGACGAGACACGGATCCGCGCCGCCAATGCCGCCGCACGCGCCGTGCTGGGCAAGCATCTGGTGGGGCAGGACACGCGCATCGCCCTGCGCCACCCCGACGCGATCCGCCTGCTCGACCAGCCCGACGGCTCGACGGTGACCGTGCCCGCCCTGACCGTGACCGACAGCGTATGGCACCTCACCCGCCACGGCATCGATGCGCGCTACCGCGTGATCGAAATGCGCGACCGCACCGCCGAGGCCGACATCAGCCGCGCCCATACCGATTTCGTGGCCAATGCCAGCCATGAGCTGCGCACGCCGCTGTCCTCGATCATCGGCTATGTCGAAACGCTGAGCGATGCGGGCGACAAGGTCGATGGCGCCCTAACCCAGCGCTTCCTCGGCACCGTGCTGCGCGAGGCGCGGCGTATGCAGACCCTGCTGGCCGATCTGATGTCGCTTTCGCAGCTGGAAGCCGAAAAGCACGATCTGCCCGAAACGCGGATCGAACTGCCGCAACTGGCCCAGCGCGTGGTGCGCGAATTCGCTCCAGCGCCGGGCGGCGCAATCCGCGTGGAATTCGACAAGGGCGAGGATGCCCCCGTCGTGCGCGGCGACGCCAAGCAGCTGGAACAATTGCTGCGCAACTTCATCGATAACGCGCTGAAATATGGCGATGGCGAAACCCCGGTCCGCGTGGTGCTGAAAGCCGCGCCGCGCAACATGACCGAGCTGAGCGTCACCGACACCGGGGCCGGCATCGCCCCCGAACACCTCCCTCACCTCACCCGCCGCTTCTACCGCACCGATCCGGGCCGCAGCCGCGCAGCGGGGGGGACGGGCCTTGGGCTGGCCATCTGCAAACACATCGTCGAGCGCCATCGCGGGCGGCTCGATATCGCCAGCAAGCTGGGTGTGGGCACCACCGTCAGCGTGAGGTTGCCGCTGGCCGCTGATTGA
- a CDS encoding TonB-dependent receptor produces MSKLSSPARARASLALSCVSTAILPFTAAALHAQETKGEERSLGGVTVSDTAIDDVELGRRQASPKAVRPLRDTPQTVTVLSHEVLQQQNIISLQEALSTVPGITFGAGEGGSGYGDSITLRGYTASNDIQVDNVRSSAQYTRSDNFNVQQIEVTNGASSVTNGSGSVGGTINLVSKRPLDRDQMLVTGGVGTANYYRGTVDINRHLSDSVAFRLNGMVHHNDIPGRQVEKNDRWGIAPAITVGLGTPTRLTLMYYHQEDRNIPQYGLPYFANNAAGTNGYTGVLPGVDRSAYYGFANYDTQRINSNQITSIVEHDFSSKVKLRNLMRYDQVSQFSRSDGPEGSFCMPNGLTPVGLACATGQAAGTFVPSGGSRGNTRDTQNQMFYEQADLSATVNTGGIEHTLDAGLQVSKEYYNLSSGNSQRTAAGATVAVPAYNLYNPGLNNTYTGPVNFIVGAKSRNDIEDYALYLFDAAKFGSHFELNGGVRIDRNIGHSTAYTLATATGTAPTTANLVTPGSAVTLGQATTRTDLRNAATMFSWRIGAVYKPVEAVSAYIAYGNSKTPSQNTVNGACTNTAATATAAASATCNTAPETAKNYEVGLKAEVAKGLLLTAAVFRNERNAYKVVSGDPTVPDQTNQGQSRVNGVALGASGNITDRWQVTANYTYLDSKLIRSVSKLCLANPGTGSCTNTAAYPNPGGGSELVQTPKHSGSIFTTYRLPFGLTVGYGATYQGSFALNTPSTTPASQVVYRSKSYVVHNATISYDVTKRLNAQINVKNIGDRLYYTRIRANNGWATPGDARSATLTVSYKM; encoded by the coding sequence ATGAGCAAACTCTCCAGCCCGGCACGCGCCCGGGCTTCGCTGGCCTTGTCCTGCGTCAGCACCGCGATCCTGCCCTTCACCGCCGCCGCGCTTCACGCGCAAGAGACCAAGGGCGAGGAACGCTCGCTGGGCGGCGTCACCGTGTCCGATACGGCGATCGATGATGTGGAACTGGGCCGCCGTCAGGCCTCGCCCAAGGCCGTGCGCCCCCTGCGCGACACACCCCAGACCGTCACCGTGCTCTCGCATGAGGTGCTGCAGCAGCAGAACATCATCTCGCTTCAGGAAGCGCTCTCCACCGTGCCGGGTATCACCTTTGGCGCAGGCGAAGGCGGCAGCGGCTATGGCGACAGCATCACCCTGCGCGGCTACACCGCCAGCAACGACATTCAGGTCGATAATGTGCGCAGCAGCGCGCAATACACCCGCTCGGACAATTTCAATGTCCAGCAGATCGAGGTGACCAATGGCGCCAGCTCGGTCACCAATGGCTCGGGCTCGGTGGGCGGCACCATCAATCTGGTGAGCAAGCGCCCGCTGGACCGCGACCAGATGCTGGTCACCGGCGGCGTGGGCACCGCCAACTATTATCGCGGCACGGTGGACATCAACCGCCACCTGTCAGACAGCGTGGCCTTCCGCCTCAACGGCATGGTCCATCACAATGACATTCCGGGCCGCCAGGTCGAAAAGAACGACCGTTGGGGCATCGCACCCGCGATCACCGTGGGTCTGGGCACGCCCACGCGCCTGACGCTGATGTATTACCATCAGGAAGACCGCAACATTCCGCAATACGGCCTGCCCTATTTCGCCAACAATGCGGCGGGCACCAATGGCTACACCGGCGTGCTGCCGGGCGTGGACCGCAGCGCCTATTACGGCTTTGCCAATTACGACACGCAGCGCATCAACTCGAACCAGATCACCAGCATCGTCGAGCATGATTTCAGCAGCAAGGTTAAGCTGCGCAATCTGATGCGCTATGATCAGGTCTCGCAGTTCTCCCGCTCGGACGGGCCCGAGGGCAGCTTCTGCATGCCCAATGGGCTGACGCCGGTGGGTCTCGCCTGCGCCACGGGTCAGGCTGCGGGCACCTTCGTGCCGAGCGGCGGCTCGCGTGGCAACACCCGCGATACGCAGAACCAGATGTTCTATGAGCAGGCCGATCTTTCGGCCACGGTCAACACCGGCGGCATCGAGCATACGCTGGATGCTGGCCTGCAGGTCTCCAAGGAGTATTACAACCTCTCCTCGGGCAATTCGCAGCGCACGGCGGCGGGCGCCACGGTGGCGGTGCCGGCCTATAATCTCTACAATCCGGGGCTGAACAACACCTACACCGGGCCGGTCAATTTCATCGTCGGAGCCAAGAGCCGCAACGATATCGAGGACTATGCCCTCTATCTGTTCGACGCCGCCAAATTCGGTAGCCATTTCGAGCTGAACGGCGGCGTGCGTATCGACCGCAACATCGGCCATTCCACCGCCTACACGCTGGCCACCGCCACCGGCACGGCCCCCACCACCGCCAATCTGGTGACGCCGGGCTCGGCTGTCACGCTGGGTCAGGCCACCACGCGCACCGATCTGCGCAATGCAGCCACCATGTTCTCATGGCGCATCGGCGCGGTCTACAAGCCGGTGGAGGCTGTCAGCGCCTATATCGCCTATGGCAATTCCAAGACGCCTTCGCAGAACACCGTCAACGGCGCCTGCACCAACACGGCGGCCACCGCCACGGCAGCTGCCAGCGCCACCTGCAACACCGCTCCGGAAACCGCCAAGAACTACGAGGTCGGGCTGAAGGCAGAGGTCGCCAAGGGCCTGCTGCTGACCGCCGCCGTCTTCCGCAACGAGCGCAACGCCTATAAGGTCGTCTCGGGCGATCCGACGGTGCCCGATCAGACCAACCAGGGCCAGTCGCGCGTCAATGGCGTGGCGCTGGGCGCCAGCGGCAACATCACGGATCGCTGGCAGGTGACCGCCAACTACACCTATCTGGACAGCAAGCTGATCCGTTCGGTGTCCAAGCTGTGTCTCGCCAATCCCGGCACCGGCTCCTGCACCAACACGGCGGCCTATCCCAACCCGGGCGGCGGTTCGGAACTGGTGCAGACGCCCAAGCATTCGGGCAGCATCTTCACCACCTACCGCCTGCCCTTCGGCCTGACGGTCGGTTACGGCGCGACCTATCAGGGCAGCTTTGCGCTGAACACGCCTTCGACCACGCCGGCTTCGCAAGTGGTCTATCGCTCGAAGTCCTATGTCGTGCACAATGCCACGATCTCCTATGACGTGACCAAGCGCCTCAACGCCCAGATCAACGTCAAGAACATCGGCGACAGGCTCTATTACACCCGCATCCGCGCCAACAATGGCTGGGCCACGCCGGGTGACGCGCGCTCGGCCACGCTGACCGTGTCCTACAAGATGTAA
- a CDS encoding amino acid permease — protein sequence MFGRVKPLDAILATAEKKSLHRSLGAFQLTMLGVGAVIGTGIFVLTAEAAQKAGPGMMISFIIAGFVCAVAALCYAEMASMVPVSGSAYTYSYAVMGELVAWMVGWALVLEYAIAAGAVSVGWSGYFTGMLGHLHDYADFLPNVVIPHALANGPTAGGIVNLPAMLIATATTALLVLGTTESATVNAVLVVIKITALTVFCLLALPVLNAKHFVPFMPTGFGGVSAAAASIFFAYVGFDAVSTAAEETVNPQRNMPIGLIGSLAICTLFYILVAAGVIGSVGAQPMLDALGHALPTGSTQLTDACGKINGQAVVCSKEALAWTLRQIGYAKIGNFVGLAAIMALPSVILMMIYGQTRIAFVMSRDGLLPAKLSNVHPKFKTPHVVTIATGIFVTVFAAFFPVGLLADVSNSGTLFAFAMVTIAVPVLRRTDPDRPRPFRTPAVNVVSAISLIGCVYLFFSLSFYTLLLFFSWAAFGLLIYFAYSRKHSHVGLGTEPGEEA from the coding sequence ATGTTTGGTCGCGTCAAGCCGTTGGATGCCATTCTGGCAACGGCTGAGAAAAAATCGCTCCACCGATCGTTGGGAGCGTTCCAGTTGACGATGCTGGGTGTTGGTGCGGTCATCGGTACAGGTATTTTCGTCCTGACGGCGGAGGCGGCGCAAAAGGCCGGCCCCGGCATGATGATCAGCTTTATCATTGCAGGCTTCGTCTGCGCGGTGGCTGCCCTGTGCTATGCCGAAATGGCGAGCATGGTGCCGGTGTCGGGCTCGGCCTACACCTATTCCTATGCCGTGATGGGCGAACTGGTGGCTTGGATGGTCGGCTGGGCGCTGGTGCTGGAATATGCCATTGCCGCAGGTGCGGTCTCGGTCGGCTGGTCGGGCTATTTTACCGGCATGTTGGGCCATCTGCATGATTATGCGGATTTTCTGCCCAACGTCGTGATCCCGCATGCGCTGGCCAACGGGCCAACCGCTGGCGGCATTGTCAATCTGCCCGCCATGCTGATCGCCACGGCGACCACCGCCCTGCTGGTGCTGGGCACCACGGAAAGCGCCACGGTCAACGCCGTTCTGGTGGTGATCAAGATCACCGCGCTGACGGTCTTCTGCCTGCTGGCTCTGCCCGTGCTGAACGCCAAGCATTTCGTTCCCTTCATGCCCACCGGTTTTGGTGGCGTGTCGGCGGCGGCGGCCTCGATCTTCTTCGCCTATGTCGGTTTCGATGCTGTTTCGACGGCTGCTGAAGAGACGGTGAACCCGCAGCGCAACATGCCGATCGGCCTGATCGGCAGCCTTGCCATCTGCACCCTGTTCTACATTCTGGTGGCTGCCGGTGTGATCGGTAGCGTGGGCGCCCAGCCCATGCTCGACGCGCTGGGCCATGCCCTGCCGACCGGCTCGACCCAGCTGACCGACGCCTGCGGCAAGATCAACGGCCAGGCCGTGGTCTGCTCGAAGGAGGCGCTGGCCTGGACCCTGCGCCAGATCGGCTATGCCAAGATCGGCAACTTCGTGGGCCTGGCCGCCATCATGGCGCTGCCCTCGGTGATTCTGATGATGATCTACGGCCAGACGCGCATCGCCTTCGTGATGAGCCGCGACGGCCTGCTGCCCGCCAAGCTGAGCAACGTCCACCCCAAGTTCAAGACGCCGCATGTGGTGACCATCGCCACCGGCATCTTCGTGACGGTGTTCGCGGCCTTCTTCCCGGTGGGCCTGCTGGCCGACGTGTCGAACTCCGGCACGCTGTTCGCCTTCGCCATGGTGACGATCGCCGTGCCGGTGCTGCGTCGTACCGATCCTGACCGTCCGCGTCCGTTCCGCACGCCTGCGGTGAATGTGGTCTCGGCCATCTCGCTGATCGGCTGCGTCTATCTGTTCTTCAGCCTGTCGTTCTACACGCTGCTGCTGTTCTTCAGCTGGGCCGCTTTCGGTCTGCTGATCTATTTCGCCTACAGCCGCAAGCACAGCCATGTCGGCCTCGGCACGGAGCCGGGTGAGGAAGCCTGA
- a CDS encoding alpha-hydroxy acid oxidase yields the protein MSALPEDLHTLGDYERHAATRLPSAIWGHIQEGSGFHGAPDNDRLALDRIKLLPRRLTDLRGGSTAIELFGQHHATPILLAPVAYQRLAHPEGELASVRAATAMGLSMVLSTLSSVTLEEVAQAAQDAARQLAQPEVPHWFQLYAQPDRDHTLALIRRAEEAGYRAIAFTVDAAVKRAGFPLPPGVEAANLRGFPTQQQVTNHGAILFGTPLTENAPRWEDVAWLRKQTSLPLLIKGLAAPEDARMAAQMGADAVVISHHGGRVLPGMPSALELIAPIRKAVGPDLPLLVDGGLRSGTDIAKALALGAQAVLIGRPQMHALAVGGFTGVAHMLHILRAELELAMAQLGCASVSQLGPQHLFRAP from the coding sequence ATGAGCGCCCTGCCTGAAGACCTCCACACGCTGGGTGATTACGAAAGACATGCCGCCACCCGCCTGCCCTCCGCCATCTGGGGCCATATTCAGGAGGGCAGCGGTTTTCACGGCGCCCCCGACAATGACCGCCTGGCGCTCGATCGCATCAAGCTGCTGCCCCGCCGCCTGACCGACTTACGCGGCGGCTCGACCGCCATCGAGCTGTTCGGCCAGCACCACGCCACGCCGATCCTGCTCGCCCCCGTGGCCTATCAGCGCCTTGCCCATCCCGAGGGCGAGTTGGCCAGCGTGCGCGCCGCCACCGCCATGGGCCTGTCGATGGTCCTCAGCACCCTGTCGAGCGTCACGCTGGAAGAGGTGGCGCAGGCCGCGCAGGATGCCGCGCGCCAACTGGCCCAGCCCGAGGTGCCACACTGGTTCCAGCTCTACGCCCAGCCTGACAGGGATCACACGCTGGCACTGATCCGCCGCGCGGAAGAAGCGGGCTATCGAGCCATCGCCTTCACCGTCGATGCGGCGGTCAAGCGCGCGGGCTTTCCGCTGCCCCCGGGTGTCGAAGCGGCCAATCTGCGCGGCTTTCCCACGCAGCAGCAGGTCACCAACCATGGCGCAATCCTCTTCGGCACCCCGCTGACCGAGAACGCGCCTCGCTGGGAGGATGTCGCGTGGTTGCGCAAGCAAACCAGCCTGCCGCTGCTGATCAAAGGCCTCGCCGCTCCCGAGGACGCGCGCATGGCCGCCCAAATGGGCGCCGATGCCGTTGTCATCTCGCACCATGGCGGGCGGGTGCTGCCCGGCATGCCCTCCGCGCTGGAACTGATCGCGCCGATCCGTAAAGCTGTCGGCCCCGACCTTCCCTTGCTGGTCGATGGCGGCCTGCGCTCCGGCACGGATATCGCCAAAGCGCTGGCTCTGGGTGCTCAGGCTGTGCTGATCGGGCGGCCGCAAATGCATGCGCTGGCGGTCGGCGGCTTTACCGGCGTTGCCCATATGCTGCACATTCTGCGCGCCGAACTGGAGCTGGCCATGGCGCAACTGGGCTGCGCCAGCGTCTCGCAGCTTGGCCCGCAGCATCTGTTTCGCGCGCCCTGA
- a CDS encoding DUF475 domain-containing protein, whose amino-acid sequence MTRAVLTVLRRHFSGAILFTLLCLIGAAAYGWHESGSVEGTLAVLWIVGVLAVLEVSLSFDNAVVNASVLGDMEPVWRKRFLTWGMVIAVFGARVAFPLAIVGIGAGLGPVEAVRLSLGNPGEYERIVSAAHIGIAGFGGAFLALVGLNFFLDAEKEVHWLGWIERRLSNLGGVHAVGVALVLGVLLLVARQLPEHDGFVLLSAGILGIITFVMVEALGHWLESRAAARAVAGAAVRAGLGSFLYLNVLDTSFSLDGVIGAFALSNNMVVIALGLSIGAIFVRSLTVLLIERGALSDYRYLEHGAFWAIVALGGIMLTGTLVEVPDVLTGLVGAVLIAASLAWSLRYRRKFGGE is encoded by the coding sequence GTGACGCGTGCCGTGCTGACCGTGCTGCGCCGCCATTTCAGCGGCGCCATCCTGTTCACCCTGCTCTGCCTGATCGGTGCGGCGGCCTATGGCTGGCACGAAAGCGGCAGCGTGGAAGGTACGCTGGCGGTGCTGTGGATCGTCGGCGTGCTGGCGGTGCTGGAGGTGTCGCTCTCTTTCGACAATGCCGTGGTCAATGCCTCGGTGCTGGGCGACATGGAGCCGGTGTGGCGCAAGCGCTTCCTTACCTGGGGCATGGTGATCGCGGTGTTCGGGGCGCGGGTCGCCTTTCCGCTGGCCATTGTCGGCATCGGCGCGGGGCTGGGTCCGGTGGAGGCGGTGCGCCTCTCGCTGGGCAATCCGGGCGAATATGAGCGCATCGTCAGCGCCGCGCATATCGGCATTGCGGGCTTTGGCGGGGCCTTTCTGGCGCTGGTCGGGCTGAATTTCTTTCTGGATGCCGAGAAAGAGGTGCACTGGCTCGGCTGGATCGAGCGGCGGCTGAGCAACCTTGGCGGCGTGCATGCCGTGGGCGTTGCGCTGGTGCTTGGCGTACTGTTGCTGGTGGCACGACAGCTGCCCGAACATGACGGCTTCGTGCTGCTGAGCGCGGGCATTCTGGGCATCATCACCTTCGTGATGGTGGAGGCGTTGGGCCATTGGCTGGAGAGCCGGGCTGCGGCACGGGCTGTGGCGGGCGCGGCGGTGCGCGCAGGGCTGGGCAGCTTTCTCTACCTCAATGTGCTGGATACGTCGTTCAGCCTCGATGGCGTGATCGGGGCCTTTGCGCTGTCGAACAACATGGTGGTGATCGCGCTGGGCCTGTCGATCGGGGCGATCTTCGTGCGTTCGCTGACGGTGCTGTTGATCGAACGCGGTGCGCTCTCGGACTATCGCTATCTGGAGCATGGCGCTTTCTGGGCCATTGTCGCGCTGGGCGGGATCATGCTCACCGGCACGCTGGTTGAGGTGCCCGATGTCTTGACCGGTCTTGTCGGCGCGGTGTTGATCGCGGCTTCTCTGGCGTGGTCCTTGCGCTATCGCCGGAAGTTCGGCGGCGAATAA
- a CDS encoding Fe2+-dependent dioxygenase, whose amino-acid sequence MLLHIPSLLSAEDLQQARALLEEAEWQDGRTTAGHRAQGVKRNQQLSLESPQAQHLGALIGNRLMRNPAFLSAALPLRMVPPRFNRYEGEGEYGNHVDNAIFPIPGTSQSVRTDCSMTVFLSEPDEYDGGELIIQDTFGQQEVKLPAGDAVLYPGTSLHRVTPVTRGARLASFLWVQSLVPQDHRRRLLYDLDQSIQALSADHPEHESVDSLTNVYHNLLREWSLT is encoded by the coding sequence ATGCTGCTGCACATCCCTTCCTTGCTGAGCGCCGAAGACCTGCAACAGGCCCGCGCCCTGCTGGAGGAGGCTGAATGGCAGGATGGACGCACCACCGCCGGGCATCGCGCTCAGGGGGTGAAGCGCAACCAGCAATTGTCCTTGGAGAGCCCTCAAGCCCAGCACCTGGGCGCGCTGATCGGCAACCGCCTGATGCGCAATCCGGCCTTCCTGTCCGCCGCCCTGCCGCTGCGCATGGTGCCCCCGCGCTTCAACCGCTATGAGGGCGAAGGCGAATATGGCAACCATGTCGACAATGCGATCTTCCCGATCCCCGGTACATCGCAAAGCGTGCGCACCGATTGCTCGATGACCGTCTTCCTGAGCGAACCCGACGAGTATGACGGCGGCGAACTCATCATTCAGGACACTTTCGGCCAGCAGGAGGTGAAACTGCCCGCAGGCGATGCCGTGCTCTACCCCGGCACCAGCCTGCATCGCGTCACGCCGGTAACGCGCGGCGCCCGCCTTGCCTCTTTCCTCTGGGTGCAGAGCCTTGTGCCGCAGGACCATCGCCGCCGTCTGCTCTATGATCTGGACCAGTCGATCCAGGCCTTGTCCGCCGATCATCCCGAGCATGAGAGCGTCGACAGCCTGACCAACGTCTATCACAATCTGCTGCGCGAATGGTCGCTCACATGA
- the phoU gene encoding phosphate signaling complex protein PhoU yields the protein MVEHTVKAFDEDITRLRGLIAEMGGLAEVAISEAMASLVKGSTTLADAVIARDKKIDALEAQVDKLAVRVIALRAPMADDLREVIAALKIAGILERIGDYAKNIARRTGRITDRDRFGPFPLIPAMAEIAAEMVHDVLSAYAARDPNLAMEIVERDAKVDAFYDSIFRNLVSHMVEKPESVGTAAHLLFVARNLERIGDHATNLAEQVYFAATADYLGERGDRPEN from the coding sequence GTGGTTGAGCATACGGTCAAGGCGTTCGATGAAGACATTACCCGCCTGCGCGGTCTGATCGCGGAAATGGGCGGTCTGGCCGAAGTGGCCATCAGCGAGGCCATGGCCTCTTTGGTCAAGGGCTCCACCACCCTGGCCGACGCCGTGATCGCGCGTGACAAGAAGATCGATGCGCTCGAAGCCCAGGTCGACAAGCTGGCCGTGCGGGTCATCGCCCTGCGCGCGCCCATGGCCGACGATCTGCGCGAGGTAATCGCGGCGCTCAAGATCGCGGGCATTCTGGAACGCATCGGCGACTATGCCAAGAACATCGCCCGTCGCACCGGGCGCATCACCGATCGCGACCGTTTCGGCCCCTTCCCGCTGATCCCCGCCATGGCCGAGATCGCCGCCGAAATGGTCCATGATGTGCTCAGCGCCTATGCCGCGCGCGACCCCAATCTGGCCATGGAGATCGTCGAGCGCGATGCCAAGGTCGACGCTTTTTACGACAGCATTTTCCGCAATCTGGTCAGCCATATGGTTGAAAAGCCCGAAAGCGTGGGCACGGCGGCGCATCTGCTGTTCGTGGCCCGCAATCTGGAACGCATCGGCGACCACGCCACCAATCTTGCCGAACAGGTCTATTTTGCCGCCACCGCCGACTATCTGGGCGAGCGTGGCGACCGGCCTGAAAACTGA